In one Cellulomonas sp. JZ18 genomic region, the following are encoded:
- a CDS encoding ribonuclease J, with translation MSHPHPDLTLPPPLPEGGLRIVPLGGLGEVGRNMAVLEHAGRLLVIDCGVLFPEDHQPGVDLILPDFDYIRDRLDDIEAIVLTHGHEDHIGAVPYLLRLRRDIPLVGSQLTLAFVEAKLKEHRITPVTLAVREGQVEQLGVFGCEFVAVNHSIPDALAVAVRTKAGTVLHTGDFKMDQLPLDGRITDLRAFARLGEEGVDLFMVDSTNAEVPGFVTPEREIGPVLDQVFAESTGRVVVASFASHVHRVQQVIDAAVANERLVALVGRSMVRNMGIAAELGYLKVPDGVLVDLKQIEQLPDDRVVLMCTGSQGEPMAALSRIANNDHKVSVGPGDTVVLASSLIPGNENAVFRVINGLMRLGARVVHSGNAKVHVSGHASAGELLYCYNILRPRNVMPVHGEVRHLIANAALAVRTGVPADRVVLAEDGVVVDLVDGRARVVGAVPCGYVYVDGSSVGELTDAELKDRRILGDEGFVSIFAVVSSQDGKVLAGPQIHARGVAEQDDVFDEILPQVTAALEDAVRGGATDTHQLQQVMRRVVGRWVSSRLRRRPMIIPVVVEA, from the coding sequence ATGAGTCACCCGCACCCCGACCTCACCCTGCCGCCGCCGCTGCCCGAGGGCGGCCTGCGGATCGTGCCGCTCGGCGGCCTGGGCGAGGTCGGGCGCAACATGGCCGTGCTCGAGCACGCCGGCCGCCTGCTCGTCATCGACTGCGGCGTCCTGTTCCCCGAGGACCACCAGCCGGGCGTGGACCTGATCCTCCCGGACTTCGACTACATCCGGGACCGGCTCGACGACATCGAGGCGATCGTCCTCACGCACGGGCACGAGGACCACATCGGGGCCGTGCCCTACCTGCTGCGCCTGCGCCGCGACATCCCGCTCGTCGGCTCGCAGCTGACGCTCGCGTTCGTCGAGGCGAAGCTCAAGGAGCACCGCATCACCCCGGTGACGCTCGCGGTGCGCGAGGGCCAGGTCGAGCAGCTCGGCGTGTTCGGCTGCGAGTTCGTCGCGGTCAACCACTCCATCCCCGACGCCCTCGCGGTCGCGGTGCGCACGAAGGCCGGCACGGTCCTGCACACCGGCGACTTCAAGATGGACCAGCTCCCGCTCGACGGCCGCATCACCGACCTGCGCGCGTTCGCGCGTCTCGGCGAGGAGGGGGTCGACCTGTTCATGGTCGACTCCACGAACGCGGAGGTGCCGGGCTTCGTCACGCCGGAGCGCGAGATCGGGCCGGTGCTCGACCAGGTCTTCGCCGAGTCGACCGGGCGCGTCGTCGTCGCGTCGTTCGCGTCCCACGTGCACCGCGTCCAGCAGGTCATCGACGCGGCCGTCGCGAACGAGCGTCTCGTCGCCCTCGTCGGGCGCTCGATGGTGCGCAACATGGGCATCGCCGCCGAGCTCGGCTACCTCAAGGTCCCGGACGGCGTGCTCGTCGACCTCAAGCAGATCGAGCAGCTGCCCGACGACCGGGTCGTGCTCATGTGCACCGGGTCGCAGGGCGAGCCGATGGCCGCGCTGTCGCGCATCGCGAACAACGACCACAAGGTGTCCGTGGGCCCGGGCGACACGGTCGTGCTCGCGTCGAGCCTGATCCCGGGCAACGAGAACGCGGTGTTCCGCGTGATCAACGGCCTGATGCGTCTCGGCGCGCGCGTCGTGCACTCGGGGAACGCGAAGGTGCACGTGTCCGGCCACGCGAGCGCCGGCGAGCTCCTCTACTGCTACAACATCCTGCGCCCGCGCAACGTCATGCCCGTGCACGGCGAGGTGCGCCACCTGATCGCGAACGCCGCGCTCGCGGTGCGGACGGGCGTGCCGGCCGACCGCGTCGTGCTCGCCGAGGACGGTGTGGTGGTCGACCTGGTCGACGGCCGGGCGCGGGTCGTCGGTGCCGTGCCGTGCGGCTACGTGTACGTCGACGGGTCGAGCGTCGGTGAGCTCACCGACGCGGAGCTCAAGGACCGCCGCATCCTCGGCGACGAGGGCTTCGTGTCGATCTTCGCGGTCGTGTCGTCCCAGGACGGCAAGGTGCTCGCCGGGCCGCAGATCCACGCCCGGGGCGTCGCGGAGCAGGACGACGTGTTCGACGAGATCCTCCCGCAGGTCACGGCGGCGCTCGAGGACGCCGTGCGCGGGGGAGCGACGGACACCCACCAGCTGCAGCAGGTGATGCGCCGGGTCGTCGGCCGCTGGGTGTCGAGCAGGCTGCGGCGCCGCCCGATGATCATCCCCGTCGTCGTGGAGGCCTGA